The Flaviramulus sp. BrNp1-15 genome has a window encoding:
- a CDS encoding efflux RND transporter periplasmic adaptor subunit translates to MNKTVKIILGIVVLILLVFVLKYFKDANSKEIEDFKVEEPFYTSINTKAVATGKLNPEEEIELKPQISGIVDKILVEEGDLVRKGDLIAKIRVVPNEQSLVSASSRISSAKLSFDNAKVLYDRNKKLFDKGVISIQDFENSELSYNQARETLNQAQNDYQIIKRGSISGGSSANTNIIAQISGTILEIPVREGDQVIQSNNFNAGTTIATIADMSLMIFEGKVDEAEVGKIQEGKDIKVILGAIGEKEFPAKLTFVAPKGQEENGAVQFTIKANVKIDSITNIRAGYSANAEIEIESKDSVLAIKEALLQYNRITEKPFVEIKLEDGKYEKKNVELGLSDGINIEITEGVKEGDKIKVWNKVSEEKDEEEND, encoded by the coding sequence ATGAATAAAACAGTAAAAATTATTTTAGGTATAGTTGTTTTAATACTTTTAGTATTCGTATTAAAGTACTTTAAAGATGCAAATTCAAAAGAGATCGAAGACTTTAAAGTTGAAGAGCCTTTTTATACATCTATTAATACAAAAGCTGTAGCTACAGGTAAATTAAATCCAGAGGAGGAGATTGAGTTAAAACCTCAAATCTCTGGAATAGTTGATAAAATACTAGTAGAAGAAGGTGATTTGGTTAGAAAAGGTGATTTAATTGCAAAGATTAGAGTAGTGCCTAACGAACAGAGCTTAGTAAGCGCAAGCAGTAGAATATCTTCAGCAAAACTATCTTTTGATAATGCCAAGGTGCTTTACGATAGAAATAAAAAACTTTTTGATAAAGGTGTAATTTCAATCCAAGATTTTGAAAATAGTGAGCTTTCATATAATCAAGCTAGAGAAACGCTAAATCAAGCGCAAAACGATTATCAAATTATAAAACGTGGTTCTATTTCAGGAGGAAGTTCTGCAAACACAAACATAATTGCACAAATCTCTGGAACTATTTTAGAAATCCCAGTTCGTGAAGGCGATCAGGTTATTCAAAGTAACAACTTTAACGCAGGAACTACTATTGCTACTATTGCAGATATGAGTTTAATGATTTTTGAAGGAAAAGTAGATGAGGCTGAAGTAGGTAAAATTCAAGAAGGTAAAGATATTAAAGTTATTCTAGGAGCTATAGGAGAAAAAGAATTTCCAGCTAAATTAACATTTGTAGCACCAAAGGGGCAAGAAGAAAATGGAGCTGTTCAATTTACAATTAAAGCGAATGTAAAAATAGATTCCATTACTAATATTAGAGCAGGTTATAGTGCTAATGCAGAGATTGAAATAGAAAGTAAAGACAGTGTTTTAGCTATTAAAGAAGCACTGCTTCAATATAATAGAATTACTGAAAAACCTTTTGTTGAGATTAAATTAGAGGATGGGAAATATGAAAAGAAAAATGTAGAATTAGGACTGTCTGATGGAATAAATATTGAAATTACAGAAGGAGTAAAAGAAGGTGATAAAATTAAGGTTTGGAATAAAGTGTCGGAAGAAAAAGATGAAGAAGAAAATGATTAA
- a CDS encoding ABC transporter permease, producing the protein MFRFLFDRDTWQEVYESITKNKLRTIITMIGVWWGILLLIGLLGAARGMENSFNRAFGDFATNSVFIWGQNTSKPFKGFQEGKAVTLKLTDTRKIESAVEGIEFVVPRNQSSGFVVNGELSGTFNVAGDLPLLDVVQKKDLLKGRFINQNDIDSKRKVAVISEDIYKQIFKKDVEPIGRLIKINSLNFTVIGVFEVSNFGGPQSDIHIPFDTFQQVYNQGDRIGWMMITGKPEYNIKQIEEDAKLLLKNLNKIHPDDNRALGSYNLGADFKKITGFLTGMQFLTWFVGIATLIAGIFAIGNILLITVKERTKEIGVRRALGATPFEIKRQIVVEAVFLTLVAGIFGIITGGWILIALDSAYGQGDDATLVNSSVSLLVVFIALLILVALGTLIGLIPAFKATSVKPIEALREE; encoded by the coding sequence ATGTTTAGATTTTTATTCGATAGAGATACATGGCAAGAGGTTTACGAAAGTATAACCAAAAACAAGCTACGTACTATTATTACAATGATAGGTGTTTGGTGGGGAATATTACTTCTAATAGGGTTGTTAGGTGCAGCTAGAGGTATGGAAAACTCTTTTAACAGGGCTTTTGGAGATTTTGCTACTAATAGTGTTTTTATTTGGGGGCAAAATACCAGCAAGCCATTTAAGGGCTTTCAAGAAGGAAAAGCAGTAACACTTAAATTAACTGATACCAGAAAAATAGAATCTGCAGTAGAAGGTATAGAGTTTGTAGTTCCTAGAAATCAAAGTTCTGGTTTTGTGGTTAATGGTGAATTATCAGGAACGTTTAATGTAGCTGGAGATTTACCATTGCTGGATGTGGTTCAGAAAAAAGATTTATTAAAAGGTCGTTTTATAAATCAAAATGATATTGATAGTAAGCGTAAAGTAGCTGTTATTTCAGAAGACATATATAAGCAAATATTTAAAAAAGATGTTGAGCCAATAGGTAGGCTTATTAAAATAAACAGTCTTAATTTTACAGTTATAGGTGTTTTTGAAGTCAGTAATTTTGGAGGTCCACAGTCAGATATTCACATTCCTTTTGACACATTTCAACAAGTATATAATCAAGGCGATAGAATTGGATGGATGATGATAACCGGAAAGCCAGAATATAACATTAAACAAATTGAAGAAGATGCTAAATTATTATTAAAGAATTTAAATAAAATTCACCCAGATGATAATCGAGCACTTGGTAGTTATAATTTAGGTGCCGATTTTAAAAAAATAACAGGCTTTTTAACTGGTATGCAATTTTTAACATGGTTTGTTGGAATTGCTACATTAATCGCAGGCATTTTTGCCATTGGCAATATATTACTAATTACAGTAAAAGAACGTACTAAAGAAATAGGTGTGCGACGAGCATTAGGTGCTACACCTTTTGAAATTAAAAGACAAATTGTAGTAGAAGCTGTGTTTTTAACTTTAGTTGCAGGTATTTTTGGTATAATAACCGGAGGCTGGATTTTAATAGCATTAGATTCTGCTTATGGTCAAGGCGATGATGCTACATTAGTTAATTCATCAGTGTCTTTACTTGTAGTATTTATTGCCTTATTAATTTTAGTAGCATTAGGCACATTAATTGGTTTAATACCGGCATTTAAAGCAACAAGTGTTAAACCTATTGAAGCATTAAGAGAAGAATAA
- a CDS encoding ABC transporter permease: MFDLDTWREIIQSMNKNRTRSILSGFTVAFAIMLFTILIGIANGLENTFKDAFVDDANNGVFVRVGRTTKAHKGLQAGRRIQLKNEDIDFIKDEFDDKVQYITARLYRNVNASFRGEKNSYSLRAVHPDHQYLEKTKIKEGRYINQNDLKNNTKVVVIGRLVEEDLFKKTTAIGKYINLSGVQYKVVGTFTDDGGDNEERLMYMPISTAQQIYGNNDYIDQINLTYNPKLKLNQAIAFGFDLEKDLKKKFDVAPSDQRAIRVFNMAQQTKGVNQFTTVLSVIIFIIGLGTLIAGIVGISNIMIFIVKERTKEIGIRKALGAAPKSIVSIILIESIVITAIAGYLGLLIGVGILKWAEPVLVDYFIKDPGVSTSIVVVATIILVAAGALAGYLPAKKASKIKPIVALRND; encoded by the coding sequence ATGTTTGATTTAGATACTTGGCGTGAAATAATACAAAGTATGAATAAAAACAGAACCAGATCCATACTTTCTGGTTTTACTGTGGCATTTGCCATAATGCTTTTCACCATACTTATTGGTATTGCCAATGGTCTTGAAAACACATTTAAAGATGCTTTTGTTGATGATGCTAATAACGGAGTGTTTGTACGTGTGGGTAGAACAACAAAAGCTCATAAAGGATTACAGGCAGGAAGACGTATTCAATTAAAAAATGAAGATATTGATTTTATAAAAGACGAATTTGATGATAAAGTACAATATATAACTGCAAGATTGTACAGAAACGTTAATGCATCTTTTAGAGGCGAAAAAAACAGTTATAGTTTAAGAGCTGTTCACCCAGACCACCAATATCTTGAAAAAACAAAAATAAAAGAAGGACGATATATTAATCAAAACGACTTAAAAAACAACACGAAAGTAGTTGTTATAGGAAGATTGGTTGAAGAAGACTTATTTAAAAAAACAACAGCTATTGGTAAGTATATAAATTTAAGTGGCGTGCAATATAAAGTTGTTGGTACTTTCACCGATGATGGAGGCGATAATGAAGAACGCTTAATGTATATGCCAATTTCTACAGCACAACAAATTTACGGCAATAACGATTATATCGATCAAATAAATCTCACCTATAATCCCAAACTCAAATTAAACCAAGCCATAGCTTTTGGTTTTGATTTAGAAAAAGACCTTAAGAAAAAATTTGACGTTGCTCCAAGCGATCAAAGAGCTATAAGAGTTTTTAATATGGCACAACAAACAAAAGGAGTAAATCAATTTACCACTGTTTTAAGTGTTATAATTTTTATTATTGGTCTAGGAACTCTTATTGCTGGTATTGTGGGTATTAGTAACATTATGATATTTATTGTAAAGGAACGAACTAAAGAAATAGGTATTCGTAAAGCCTTAGGTGCCGCACCAAAGTCTATTGTTTCTATCATTTTAATTGAATCTATTGTTATTACAGCTATAGCTGGATATTTAGGCTTGTTAATTGGTGTTGGTATATTAAAATGGGCAGAACCAGTTCTAGTAGATTATTTTATAAAAGACCCAGGTGTAAGTACATCAATAGTGGTTGTAGCCACAATTATATTAGTTGCAGCTGGTGCATTGGCAGGATATTTACCTGCAAAAAAAGCATCTAAAATTAAACCTATAGTAGCCTTAAGAAACGATTAA
- a CDS encoding ABC transporter ATP-binding protein: MLKINQLHKSYPIGDSSLHVLKGIDLNVEEGEMVAIMGSSGSGKSTLLNIIGMLDEADSGEYILDGLPIKDLTEKKAAVYRNKFLGFIFQSFNLINYKNALENVALPLYYQGMKRKERQEKALFHLEKVGLADWAHHLPKELSGGQNQRVAIARALAANPKLLLADEPTGALDTTTSYEIMAFIQQLNDEGKTILMVTHEEDIANMCKRIVRLRDGVIMEDKKVNQVRAEQYV; this comes from the coding sequence ATGCTAAAGATAAATCAACTACACAAATCCTATCCTATAGGAGACTCCAGTTTACATGTTTTAAAAGGAATTGACCTTAATGTTGAAGAAGGCGAAATGGTTGCTATCATGGGATCTTCGGGTTCTGGAAAATCCACGTTATTAAACATTATAGGTATGTTAGATGAAGCAGATTCAGGAGAATATATATTAGATGGTTTACCTATTAAAGATCTTACAGAAAAAAAAGCAGCGGTTTACAGAAATAAATTTTTAGGATTTATTTTTCAATCCTTTAATCTGATAAATTATAAAAATGCTCTTGAAAATGTAGCTTTACCTTTATATTATCAAGGCATGAAGCGTAAAGAGCGACAGGAAAAAGCACTTTTCCACCTTGAAAAGGTAGGATTAGCAGATTGGGCGCATCACTTACCAAAAGAACTTTCTGGTGGTCAAAACCAACGTGTTGCTATTGCCAGAGCTTTAGCTGCAAACCCCAAATTACTCTTAGCTGATGAACCAACGGGAGCATTAGATACAACTACATCTTACGAAATTATGGCATTCATTCAGCAATTGAATGATGAAGGAAAAACTATTTTGATGGTAACTCACGAGGAAGATATTGCTAATATGTGTAAACGTATTGTAAGACTTCGAGATGGAGTTATTATGGAAGACAAAAAAGTAAATCAAGTAAGAGCAGAACAATATGTTTGA
- a CDS encoding DUF420 domain-containing protein — translation MSKSEQILDDKKYNKLIVVLSIAIPVVVAILFGVKLDVDLPIFLPPIYASINAITALVLILAVIQIKKGNRKAHEKLMKFAIVLSVLFLVMYVLYHMTSDSTKFGGEGFVKYMYYFILLTHILLSIVVIPFVLITYVRAITNNISKHKKIAKITFPLWLYVAVTGVIVYIMISPYYV, via the coding sequence ATGAGTAAATCAGAACAAATTTTAGACGATAAAAAATACAATAAATTAATAGTAGTATTATCAATTGCTATACCCGTTGTGGTTGCAATTTTATTTGGAGTTAAGTTAGATGTTGACCTTCCTATTTTTTTGCCACCTATTTATGCTTCAATAAATGCAATAACTGCATTGGTTTTAATTTTGGCTGTTATTCAAATTAAAAAAGGAAATAGAAAAGCTCATGAAAAGCTCATGAAGTTTGCCATTGTATTATCTGTATTGTTTTTGGTAATGTACGTTTTGTATCATATGACAAGCGATTCTACTAAGTTTGGAGGAGAAGGGTTTGTTAAGTACATGTACTATTTTATATTATTAACCCATATTTTATTGTCAATTGTAGTTATTCCATTTGTATTAATAACATATGTAAGAGCTATAACTAATAATATATCAAAGCATAAAAAAATAGCTAAAATTACATTTCCGTTATGGCTTTATGTTGCGGTAACTGGTGTAATTGTTTATATCATGATATCACCCTATTATGTTTAA
- a CDS encoding SCO family protein: protein MKKTNYSYIGIAFIVLVFGIIFIPKIVDRISNDDVIRNESRSDFADDKKNKKSDLAFIEINGEPKKVPAFSFTNQDRKTITNKDYEGKVYVIEFFFTTCPTICPRMNANLIQIQNTFKDFENFGVASFTINPDYDTPEILKAYAEQYGVTNPNWHLMTGDKATIYKLSNEGFNLYTAEEDDVAGGFEHSGNFALVDKNGFIRSRKDDFGNPIIYYRGIVSEAEKVDEDGTPEEISALKEDIKKLLNE from the coding sequence ATGAAGAAAACTAATTATTCATATATAGGTATAGCATTTATTGTTCTTGTTTTTGGAATCATTTTTATTCCTAAAATTGTAGATAGAATATCTAACGATGATGTTATAAGAAATGAAAGCAGAAGCGATTTTGCAGACGATAAAAAAAATAAGAAATCAGATTTAGCTTTTATTGAAATTAATGGAGAGCCTAAAAAGGTGCCTGCATTTTCGTTTACAAACCAAGATAGAAAAACCATAACCAATAAAGATTATGAAGGTAAGGTGTATGTTATAGAATTCTTTTTTACAACATGCCCAACTATTTGCCCGCGAATGAATGCAAACCTTATTCAAATTCAAAATACATTTAAAGATTTTGAGAATTTTGGAGTGGCATCTTTTACCATAAATCCAGATTATGACACACCAGAAATTCTTAAAGCATATGCAGAACAATATGGTGTTACTAATCCTAACTGGCATTTAATGACAGGAGATAAAGCCACTATTTATAAATTATCAAATGAAGGTTTTAATTTATATACCGCCGAAGAAGATGATGTTGCAGGTGGTTTTGAACATTCAGGTAATTTCGCTTTAGTTGATAAGAATGGATTCATACGTTCTAGAAAAGATGATTTTGGAAATCCTATTATATATTACAGAGGAATCGTTTCAGAAGCAGAAAAAGTTGATGAAGATGGAACACCAGAAGAAATAAGCGCATTAAAAGAAGATATTAAAAAATTGCTTAATGAGTAA
- a CDS encoding cytochrome C oxidase subunit IV family protein: MADAHKLEIFRGLIKFKSNTQKIWGVLIFLTIVTAIEVVLGIYKPESLMANFLGMKILNWIFIILTIVKAYYITWDFMHMRDEVKALRRMVVWTAIFLILYLIFILLQEGGYIESVYSSGFIKRDF, translated from the coding sequence ATGGCAGACGCACATAAATTAGAAATATTTAGAGGTTTAATTAAATTTAAATCAAACACTCAAAAAATTTGGGGAGTTTTAATTTTCTTAACTATAGTAACAGCGATTGAAGTTGTATTAGGTATATATAAACCAGAATCTTTAATGGCTAATTTTTTAGGCATGAAAATTTTAAACTGGATTTTCATAATCTTAACTATTGTAAAAGCTTATTACATTACTTGGGATTTTATGCACATGAGAGATGAAGTTAAAGCATTAAGACGTATGGTGGTTTGGACTGCTATCTTCTTAATTCTATATTTAATATTCATTTTATTACAAGAAGGAGGATATATAGAAAGTGTTTATTCTTCAGGATTTATAAAAAGAGATTTTTAA
- a CDS encoding cytochrome c oxidase subunit 3 — protein sequence MSTTVVNTGTEGKTWGGGNQPLKASYGKMMMWFFIVSDALTFSGFLAAYGFSRFKFIDSWPIADEVFTHVPFLHGQELPMIYVAFMTFILIMSSVTMVLAVDAGHHLNKAKVTLYMFLTIIGGLIFVGSQAWEWATFIKGDYGAIQTKGGNILQFVDTDGHRVALRDFVTAGEKDRTAHERKNGLWFVSEGTLPTYTVDEVIHGLESHENVLVRTQILNEEGQKTVLSRAESLRQIKENGKAVVEGANLHVNEYGSPLFADFFFFITGFHGFHVFSGVVINIIIFFNVILGTYERRKNYEMVEKVGLYWHFVDLVWVFVFTFFYLV from the coding sequence ATGAGTACTACAGTTGTAAACACTGGAACAGAAGGAAAAACTTGGGGAGGTGGTAACCAACCACTAAAAGCAAGTTACGGTAAAATGATGATGTGGTTTTTCATCGTTTCAGATGCTTTAACATTTTCTGGGTTTTTAGCAGCCTACGGATTTTCAAGATTTAAGTTTATAGATTCATGGCCAATTGCCGATGAGGTATTTACACACGTACCGTTTTTACACGGTCAAGAGCTACCAATGATTTATGTGGCTTTTATGACGTTTATACTTATTATGTCGTCTGTAACTATGGTACTTGCGGTTGATGCAGGTCATCATTTAAATAAAGCTAAAGTTACACTTTACATGTTTTTAACCATTATAGGTGGTTTAATATTCGTTGGTTCTCAAGCTTGGGAGTGGGCAACATTTATAAAAGGTGATTATGGTGCTATTCAAACAAAAGGTGGAAACATTTTACAATTTGTTGATACGGATGGACATAGAGTAGCTTTAAGAGATTTTGTTACAGCAGGCGAAAAAGACAGAACTGCGCATGAGCGTAAAAACGGTTTATGGTTTGTAAGCGAAGGAACACTTCCAACATATACTGTTGATGAGGTTATACACGGTTTAGAATCTCATGAAAATGTTTTAGTTAGAACCCAAATTTTAAATGAAGAGGGTCAAAAAACAGTTTTGTCTAGAGCAGAATCTCTAAGACAAATAAAAGAAAATGGAAAAGCGGTTGTAGAAGGTGCTAACTTACATGTTAATGAATATGGTTCTCCTTTGTTTGCAGATTTCTTTTTCTTTATAACAGGTTTCCACGGGTTTCACGTATTTTCTGGAGTAGTTATAAATATTATCATTTTCTTTAATGTGATTTTAGGAACTTACGAAAGACGCAAAAACTACGAAATGGTTGAAAAAGTTGGTTTATACTGGCACTTTGTAGATTTAGTTTGGGTATTTGTATTTACATTCTTCTACCTAGTTTAA
- a CDS encoding heme-copper oxidase subunit III, translating to MDLTQGTQEEKNSRAKKMMLWFGIISLIMSFAGWTSAFVVSSSRPDWLKDFVLPNAFIISTVVIVLSSVSFILAKQALKKGNNKATSLWLFITLILGVVFILNQFSGFQQIIDLGYNFTGPTSNVTMSYIYLIAVVHILHVVVGLICLLVVIYNHFKQKYNATKMLGFELAATFWHFIDILWVYLFLFLYFVR from the coding sequence ATGGATTTAACTCAAGGTACTCAAGAAGAAAAAAATAGTAGAGCAAAAAAGATGATGCTTTGGTTTGGCATTATTTCACTTATTATGTCGTTTGCAGGATGGACAAGTGCTTTTGTGGTAAGTAGCTCCAGGCCAGATTGGTTAAAAGATTTTGTATTACCAAATGCTTTTATAATAAGTACAGTAGTTATTGTATTAAGTAGTGTATCATTTATTTTAGCAAAACAAGCATTAAAAAAAGGAAATAATAAAGCAACATCACTTTGGTTATTCATAACACTTATTTTAGGCGTTGTTTTTATTTTAAATCAATTTTCAGGCTTTCAACAAATCATAGATTTAGGCTATAATTTTACGGGTCCAACTAGTAATGTAACCATGTCTTACATTTATTTAATAGCTGTTGTGCATATTTTGCACGTAGTTGTTGGGTTAATTTGTTTATTGGTCGTAATTTATAATCATTTTAAACAAAAATATAATGCCACTAAAATGCTTGGTTTCGAACTGGCGGCAACTTTCTGGCACTTTATTGATATACTGTGGGTATATCTCTTTTTGTTTTTATATTTTGTAAGATGA
- the cyoE gene encoding heme o synthase encodes MRLALSVVFSSIAGYLLGVDTVDFKTLILLAFGGYFMVGASNAFNQIIEKDLDALMSRTKNRPVPSGRMSVTTAFIIASVFTLLGIIILYTINKQTAMFGAISIFLYACVYTPLKTKTPLAVFVGAIPGAIPFMLGWVAATDNFGIEPGTLFALQFFWQFPHFWAIGWFLFNDYEKAGFFMLPTGKQDKGTAVQTIMYSIWTMLVSIIPVFGFTGRLELSIIAAIIVFALGLWMLYYAIRLFKLMTEKAARQLMLVSVSYITLVQIVYVIDKFLR; translated from the coding sequence ATGCGATTAGCATTAAGTGTTGTGTTTTCTTCTATTGCTGGTTATTTATTAGGTGTAGACACCGTTGATTTTAAAACGTTAATCTTACTGGCTTTTGGCGGATATTTTATGGTAGGAGCTTCCAATGCTTTTAATCAAATTATAGAAAAAGACTTAGATGCATTAATGAGTCGTACCAAAAATAGGCCTGTTCCTTCAGGACGAATGTCTGTTACAACTGCTTTTATAATAGCTTCTGTTTTTACATTATTAGGTATAATAATATTGTACACCATTAACAAGCAAACAGCTATGTTTGGTGCTATTTCTATCTTTTTATATGCGTGCGTTTACACACCATTAAAAACAAAAACACCATTGGCTGTTTTTGTGGGTGCTATTCCAGGAGCAATCCCATTTATGTTAGGTTGGGTAGCAGCAACAGACAATTTTGGTATTGAACCAGGAACTTTATTTGCGTTACAATTTTTTTGGCAATTTCCTCACTTTTGGGCTATTGGTTGGTTTTTATTTAACGATTATGAAAAAGCAGGATTTTTTATGTTACCAACAGGAAAACAAGATAAAGGAACTGCAGTACAAACCATAATGTACTCTATTTGGACGATGCTGGTGTCTATTATTCCTGTTTTTGGGTTTACAGGACGATTGGAATTGTCAATAATTGCTGCGATAATTGTTTTTGCTTTAGGTTTGTGGATGTTGTATTATGCCATACGATTATTTAAATTAATGACTGAAAAAGCAGCTAGACAATTAATGCTGGTAAGTGTATCGTATATTACATTAGTACAAATTGTTTACGTTATAGATAAATTTTTAAGATAA